A stretch of the Bacillus licheniformis DSM 13 = ATCC 14580 genome encodes the following:
- the thrC gene encoding threonine synthase has translation MWKGLIHQYKEYLPVTDKTPELTLNEGNTPLIYLQNLSKKLGIELYVKTEGVNPTGSFKDRGMVMAVAKAKEEGNDTIMCASTGNTSAAAAAYAARANMKCIVIIPDGKIAFGKLAQAVMYGAEIIAIDGNFDDALKMVRSICEKEPIALVNSVNPYRIEGQKTASFEICEQLGEAPDILAIPVGNAGNITAYWKGFKEYHEKNGTGLPVMKGFQAEGAAPIVKNKVIEKPETVATAIRIGNPASWDKAVNAAKESNGKIDAVSDEEILHAYQLLAREEGVFAEPGSCASIAGVLKQLQTKEIQPGAKVVAVLTGNGLKDPNTAVDVSQIKPVTLPTDEEAILEHLKGAARV, from the coding sequence ATGTGGAAAGGACTCATCCATCAATATAAAGAATATTTGCCAGTAACGGACAAAACACCGGAATTGACGCTGAACGAGGGAAATACCCCGCTTATTTATCTGCAAAACCTTTCGAAAAAGCTCGGAATCGAGCTTTATGTCAAGACGGAGGGTGTCAACCCTACAGGCTCCTTTAAAGACCGCGGGATGGTCATGGCGGTCGCCAAGGCGAAAGAAGAAGGCAATGACACGATCATGTGCGCTTCGACCGGCAATACGTCGGCTGCTGCGGCGGCTTATGCGGCCCGCGCCAACATGAAGTGCATCGTCATTATTCCAGACGGCAAAATCGCCTTCGGAAAATTGGCCCAAGCCGTCATGTACGGCGCAGAAATCATTGCGATCGACGGAAACTTCGACGATGCCCTGAAAATGGTGCGCAGCATTTGCGAGAAAGAGCCGATTGCGCTGGTCAACTCTGTGAATCCATACCGGATTGAAGGACAGAAAACCGCTTCCTTTGAAATTTGTGAACAGCTGGGCGAAGCGCCTGATATCCTAGCGATTCCTGTCGGAAATGCCGGTAATATAACGGCTTACTGGAAAGGCTTTAAAGAGTATCATGAGAAAAACGGCACAGGCCTGCCGGTCATGAAGGGTTTTCAGGCGGAAGGCGCGGCCCCGATTGTCAAAAACAAAGTAATTGAAAAGCCGGAAACCGTTGCGACAGCGATCAGAATCGGAAATCCGGCTAGCTGGGATAAAGCGGTCAACGCTGCAAAAGAATCGAACGGTAAAATCGATGCAGTGTCAGACGAGGAGATTCTCCACGCTTATCAGCTCCTGGCAAGAGAAGAAGGCGTATTTGCAGAACCGGGATCATGCGCATCCATTGCGGGCGTGCTGAAACAGCTGCAAACGAAAGAGATTCAGCCGGGTGCGAAAGTGGTTGCCGTCTTAACCGGAAACGGCCTGAAAGATCCGAACACAGCCGTTGATGTGTCGCAGATCAAACCTGTCACACTGCCGACAGACGAAGAAGCTATTCTCGAACACTTAAAAGGAGCCGCTCGTGTATGA
- a CDS encoding 2-hydroxyacid dehydrogenase, producing the protein MDKPFVYVTRKLPEEQLSALKEEAHIEMWEKEEEPCPRAILKEKAKKAHGLLTMLSDTIDEELLKGAPHLKVVANLAVGYDNIDVEAAQKHRVICCNTPGVLTESTADLTFALLMASARRIVEASDWIRQGKWTGWGPLLLAGADVHHKTIGIVGMGSIGQAVARRAKGFGMKILYHNRTRNPDAEAELGASYLPFDELLEQADFVVCLTPLTHETKHLFNRSAFKKMKRSAIFINVSRGQVVNEDDLYEALVEKDIAGAGLDVFAEEPVQKDHPLVSLPQVTALPHIGSAAVETREAMMRLCAENIALVLRGKQAKTEI; encoded by the coding sequence ATGGACAAACCGTTTGTATATGTGACGAGAAAATTACCTGAAGAACAGCTTTCTGCGTTAAAAGAAGAAGCCCATATTGAAATGTGGGAAAAGGAAGAAGAACCGTGTCCGCGCGCCATTCTGAAAGAAAAAGCAAAAAAGGCGCACGGACTGTTGACGATGCTTTCCGACACGATTGATGAGGAGCTTTTAAAAGGCGCGCCGCATTTAAAAGTCGTGGCCAACTTGGCGGTAGGCTATGACAACATCGATGTGGAGGCTGCGCAAAAGCATCGCGTCATCTGCTGCAACACGCCTGGCGTGCTGACAGAGTCAACGGCAGATTTGACGTTTGCTCTGCTGATGGCATCCGCCCGCAGAATCGTCGAAGCGAGCGACTGGATTAGACAAGGGAAGTGGACGGGCTGGGGTCCTCTGCTTTTGGCCGGTGCGGATGTCCATCATAAAACGATCGGCATTGTCGGGATGGGGAGCATCGGACAAGCCGTCGCCCGGCGTGCGAAAGGCTTCGGCATGAAAATTTTATATCATAACCGCACCCGCAATCCAGATGCAGAAGCAGAACTGGGCGCATCCTATCTGCCCTTCGATGAACTGCTTGAACAGGCGGATTTTGTTGTCTGCCTGACACCTCTGACTCATGAAACGAAGCATCTGTTTAACCGCAGCGCTTTTAAAAAGATGAAGCGCTCCGCTATTTTTATCAATGTCTCAAGAGGACAGGTTGTCAATGAAGACGATTTATATGAAGCGCTGGTCGAAAAAGATATTGCCGGCGCAGGACTCGACGTCTTTGCGGAAGAACCTGTGCAAAAGGATCACCCGCTCGTCAGCCTGCCGCAAGTCACCGCGCTGCCTCACATCGGCAGCGCCGCCGTCGAAACGAGAGAAGCCATGATGAGGCTTTGTGCGGAAAATATTGCGCTTGTCCTGAGAGGAAAGCAGGCAAAGACCGAGATTTGA
- a CDS encoding YhcN/YlaJ family sporulation lipoprotein, which translates to MNKKILLAGLVALPLAGCQTALNDTEHNIYDEDGNTVHVADKNPQYQEKFRNDNRKGRFGYARHQATPVANKEEMQAPQIDREEMAHIISSLTVQLPNIQDASALVTDEEALVVYKTDSGQRKQTADQVKKTAASVVPRYYHIYISDDPDMMQSVANFSRLGANSRNVDQLMADTIKEMQKSPQGKTTTGTDENGNDLDGKGKATES; encoded by the coding sequence ATGAATAAAAAAATTCTTTTAGCAGGGCTGGTGGCGCTGCCTTTAGCAGGCTGCCAGACGGCCTTAAACGATACCGAACACAATATATATGACGAAGACGGAAATACCGTTCACGTTGCAGACAAGAACCCTCAATATCAGGAAAAGTTCAGAAATGACAACCGAAAAGGCAGATTCGGATATGCGCGCCATCAGGCAACACCAGTCGCAAACAAGGAAGAAATGCAGGCGCCCCAAATCGACCGGGAAGAAATGGCGCATATTATATCTAGTTTAACGGTTCAGCTTCCCAATATTCAAGATGCGTCGGCGCTTGTGACAGACGAAGAGGCGCTAGTCGTGTACAAAACGGACTCCGGGCAGCGCAAACAGACGGCTGATCAAGTCAAAAAGACGGCGGCATCCGTCGTTCCGAGATATTACCATATCTATATTTCCGATGATCCGGACATGATGCAATCCGTCGCTAATTTCAGCCGGCTTGGAGCCAATTCAAGAAACGTCGATCAGCTGATGGCCGATACAATTAAGGAAATGCAAAAATCGCCGCAAGGCAAAACCACGACAGGTACAGATGAAAACGGAAACGACCTTGACGGAAAAGGAAAGGCGACCGAATCTTGA
- the thrB gene encoding homoserine kinase, with translation MTEADMLFSVTVPGSTANLGPGFDSVGMALSRYLRLSVFPHDEWRFEAETEVVAGIPEGTDNLIYQVAKRTAAHFGKELPPSLVKVWSDIPLARGLGSSAAAIAAAVELANELADLKLSDREKLHFASLEEGHPDNAGASLFGGLVIGLHEEDETEMVSMKDIDLDVVVVIPFYEVLTKDARDVLPESLSYPKAVEASAVSNMLVAGLMAKDWKLVGRMMQKDLFHQPYRRALVPELSKVEHEAGQNGAFGTALSGAGPTILSFIEKGKGEALRNQLASKFPHCEVDCLYVPDTGIIVERKSVNSV, from the coding sequence ATGACTGAGGCTGACATGCTGTTTTCCGTTACGGTTCCCGGAAGCACGGCCAATCTTGGCCCGGGCTTTGATTCAGTCGGCATGGCGCTGTCCCGCTATTTAAGACTGTCTGTTTTTCCTCATGATGAGTGGCGTTTTGAAGCTGAAACAGAAGTCGTAGCGGGAATACCTGAAGGAACGGACAATTTAATTTACCAGGTGGCCAAACGGACCGCCGCACACTTCGGAAAAGAACTTCCGCCAAGCCTTGTCAAAGTGTGGAGCGATATTCCGCTTGCGCGCGGTCTCGGCAGCAGCGCAGCCGCAATTGCCGCTGCGGTTGAGCTGGCGAACGAACTTGCCGATTTGAAGCTTTCAGACCGCGAGAAACTTCATTTTGCGAGCCTTGAAGAAGGCCATCCTGACAATGCCGGAGCATCGCTTTTCGGCGGGCTTGTCATCGGACTTCATGAGGAAGATGAAACAGAGATGGTTTCTATGAAAGACATCGATTTGGATGTCGTCGTCGTCATTCCTTTTTATGAAGTGCTGACAAAAGATGCGCGGGATGTTCTTCCCGAAAGCCTCTCTTATCCGAAAGCCGTGGAAGCAAGCGCGGTCAGCAATATGCTCGTCGCCGGACTGATGGCGAAAGATTGGAAGCTTGTCGGCCGCATGATGCAAAAAGACCTCTTTCACCAGCCATACCGAAGGGCGCTCGTCCCTGAGCTTTCGAAAGTGGAGCATGAAGCAGGCCAAAACGGCGCGTTCGGGACGGCTTTAAGCGGAGCCGGCCCGACGATCCTTTCCTTTATTGAAAAAGGAAAAGGAGAGGCGCTGAGAAACCAGCTTGCGTCCAAGTTTCCGCACTGTGAGGTCGACTGCCTTTATGTCCCGGATACAGGCATTATCGTTGAAAGAAAATCAGTAAACAGTGTTTAA
- a CDS encoding phosphatidylglycerophosphatase A family protein: MPENNSMHQIETAAKEWLEKRGVKISEIADLVYVLQKKYHPNLTKEECEENVNRVMKKREVQNAVITGIQLDMLGEQRKLMEPLQTLIETDESLYGVDEILSFSIVNLYGSIGYTNYGYIDKIKPGVLARLNDKSTGECHTFLDDIVGAIAAAASSRLAHRAKDAE; the protein is encoded by the coding sequence ATGCCGGAAAACAACAGCATGCATCAGATCGAAACAGCAGCAAAAGAATGGCTTGAGAAACGGGGCGTCAAGATTTCGGAAATTGCCGATCTTGTCTACGTATTGCAGAAGAAATATCATCCAAACTTAACAAAAGAAGAATGTGAAGAGAATGTCAACCGGGTCATGAAAAAACGTGAAGTTCAAAACGCCGTGATCACAGGGATTCAATTGGATATGCTGGGCGAGCAAAGAAAGCTCATGGAACCGCTCCAAACCTTAATCGAGACAGATGAAAGCCTGTACGGCGTCGATGAAATCTTATCCTTCTCCATTGTGAACTTGTATGGATCGATTGGTTATACAAATTATGGATATATTGATAAAATCAAACCGGGAGTGCTCGCACGTTTAAACGATAAATCAACAGGCGAATGCCACACGTTCTTGGATGATATCGTCGGAGCGATTGCGGCAGCCGCATCCAGCAGACTGGCGCATCGAGCAAAAGATGCGGAATAA
- a CDS encoding homoserine dehydrogenase → MKAIRVGLLGLGTVGSGVVKIIQDHQDKLTHQVGCPVTIQKVLVKDKDKKRDVELSKDVLTTEAYDVIQDPEVDVIIEVIGGIEETRRYLLDALQAKKHVVTANKDLIALYGSELTAAAKENGCDLYFEASVAGGIPILRSLEDGLASDRITKMMGIVNGTTNFILTKMNKENAPYDEVLKEAQELGFAEADPTADVEGLDAARKMAILARLGFSMNVDLDDVKVKGISQVSDEDINFSKRLGYTMKLIGIAQRDGQKVEVSVQPTLLPEHHPLSSVHNEFNAVYVYGEAVGETMFYGPGAGSMPTATAVVSDLVSVMKNMRLGVNGSSFVDPQFEKKIKAPSEIFAQQFLRIHVKDQVGSFSKITSIFSERGVSFEKILQLPIKGHDDLAEIVIVTHHTSEEDFTDILQKLNDLEVVHQVKSTYRVEGNGWS, encoded by the coding sequence TTGAAGGCGATACGAGTGGGGCTGCTAGGATTAGGAACAGTCGGGAGCGGTGTGGTGAAGATTATTCAGGATCACCAGGATAAGCTGACACACCAAGTCGGATGCCCTGTTACGATTCAAAAAGTTCTTGTAAAAGATAAAGATAAGAAGAGGGATGTCGAGCTTTCCAAAGACGTTCTGACGACTGAAGCCTATGATGTCATTCAAGATCCAGAAGTAGATGTCATTATCGAGGTCATCGGGGGGATCGAGGAGACGAGACGCTATTTGCTTGACGCGCTTCAGGCGAAGAAACACGTCGTGACAGCGAATAAAGATTTGATCGCCCTCTATGGATCGGAACTGACGGCTGCCGCGAAAGAAAACGGCTGCGACCTTTATTTTGAAGCGAGCGTCGCCGGCGGAATTCCGATTTTGCGAAGCCTTGAAGACGGGCTGGCTTCAGACCGGATTACGAAGATGATGGGCATCGTCAATGGAACGACCAACTTTATTTTAACGAAGATGAACAAAGAAAACGCGCCTTATGACGAGGTGCTGAAAGAAGCGCAGGAGCTCGGCTTCGCAGAAGCAGACCCGACAGCTGATGTTGAAGGTCTTGATGCCGCGAGAAAGATGGCGATTTTGGCCAGGCTCGGTTTCTCAATGAATGTCGACCTTGACGATGTCAAAGTGAAAGGCATTTCCCAAGTGTCTGATGAAGACATCAATTTCAGCAAACGGCTCGGCTATACGATGAAGCTGATCGGCATCGCTCAGCGCGACGGACAAAAAGTCGAAGTGAGCGTCCAGCCGACATTGCTGCCGGAGCATCATCCGCTGTCTTCCGTCCATAATGAATTCAATGCGGTTTACGTATACGGCGAAGCCGTAGGGGAAACGATGTTTTACGGACCTGGCGCCGGAAGCATGCCGACTGCAACCGCCGTCGTGTCAGATTTGGTCTCCGTCATGAAAAACATGCGTCTTGGCGTGAACGGCAGCAGCTTTGTCGATCCGCAGTTTGAAAAGAAGATAAAGGCGCCGTCTGAAATCTTTGCCCAGCAGTTTTTAAGAATTCATGTCAAAGACCAGGTTGGTTCGTTTTCGAAAATCACATCGATTTTTTCAGAAAGAGGCGTCAGCTTTGAAAAGATCCTTCAGCTTCCGATTAAAGGCCATGACGACCTGGCTGAGATTGTCATTGTGACACATCATACGTCAGAAGAGGATTTTACGGATATCCTGCAAAAGCTGAACGATCTTGAGGTTGTTCATCAGGTGAAAAGCACTTATCGAGTAGAAGGGAACGGTTGGAGCTAA
- a CDS encoding TIGR01457 family HAD-type hydrolase, with amino-acid sequence MKTYKGYLIDLDGTMYKGTEKIEEACEFVRKLKDRNIPYLFVTNNSSRTPKQVADKLVSFDIPAEESQVFTTSMATANFIAEQKPDASVYVIGEEGIRQAIEEKGLAFGGEDADFVVVGIDRGITYEKLAVGCLAIRNGATFISTNGDIAIPTERGLLPGNGSLTSVLTVSTQTEPIFIGKPEPIIMEQAMKVLGTDISETLMVGDNYDTDIMAGMNSGMDTLLVHTGVTKKEHLEAYQEKPTYVIDSLTEWLDRV; translated from the coding sequence ATGAAAACATACAAAGGATACTTAATTGATCTTGATGGAACAATGTACAAAGGGACGGAAAAAATCGAAGAAGCATGCGAATTCGTGAGGAAGCTGAAAGACCGGAACATCCCGTATCTGTTTGTCACGAACAACTCGTCGCGCACGCCGAAGCAAGTGGCGGACAAGCTTGTTTCATTTGATATTCCGGCCGAAGAGAGCCAGGTATTCACAACCAGCATGGCAACCGCCAATTTCATCGCCGAACAAAAACCCGATGCTTCCGTATATGTGATCGGCGAAGAAGGGATCCGTCAGGCCATTGAGGAAAAAGGGCTGGCATTCGGCGGGGAAGACGCCGACTTTGTCGTCGTCGGCATCGACCGCGGCATTACATACGAAAAGCTAGCCGTCGGTTGTCTTGCCATCCGCAACGGCGCTACATTCATCTCGACTAACGGCGATATCGCCATTCCTACAGAAAGAGGACTCTTGCCAGGCAATGGTTCTCTCACGTCAGTATTAACTGTTTCTACGCAGACAGAGCCTATTTTTATCGGCAAGCCGGAGCCGATCATCATGGAGCAGGCGATGAAGGTGCTCGGCACAGACATCAGTGAAACGCTGATGGTCGGTGACAATTATGATACGGATATTATGGCGGGAATGAATTCCGGGATGGACACGCTTCTCGTTCATACGGGCGTGACCAAAAAAGAACACCTTGAAGCCTATCAGGAAAAGCCGACATATGTCATTGATTCACTGACAGAATGGCTGGATCGCGTCTAA
- the yutH gene encoding spore coat putative kinase YutH → MSVKELIKEKFGIYIRDLTSYLSYQAFHTPNSMFLIVPVSHLSQDELAELFSMSQYLQEQRDPYVSSFILTKDGEMTFEENGVSYVLLQAAPRMTNRSVSFGAELAEFHHKGRGYPYEVKETSRIGQWKELWGKRLDQLEQFWIQKTQARQLQPFEKQFIESFPYYLGLTENAIQYLADTELDDQPQAADSGTICQQRLTCEALRREPLIKIPMEWVFDHAARDLAEYARSLFHERKNFNEIMLFLQQYEQAAPLSSFSKRLMYSRLLFPLHYFETLEGYYISPESEHHYFESRLDYLLSQAPAYEQFLNGFQEMAGMRSAGLISMPPVNWLKRTP, encoded by the coding sequence ATGTCCGTGAAGGAGCTGATCAAAGAAAAATTCGGAATCTACATTCGCGATCTTACATCGTACTTGTCTTATCAGGCTTTTCATACCCCGAATTCGATGTTTTTGATCGTCCCTGTTTCCCACTTGAGTCAGGATGAGCTGGCGGAATTGTTTAGTATGAGTCAGTATTTGCAAGAACAGCGCGACCCATACGTTTCATCTTTTATATTGACAAAGGACGGGGAGATGACGTTTGAGGAGAATGGCGTCTCATATGTGCTTCTTCAAGCTGCTCCCCGCATGACAAACAGGTCCGTTTCATTTGGTGCGGAGCTCGCCGAATTTCATCACAAGGGAAGGGGATACCCTTACGAGGTAAAAGAAACCTCGCGGATCGGGCAGTGGAAAGAACTTTGGGGGAAACGGCTCGACCAGCTGGAACAATTCTGGATTCAAAAAACGCAGGCAAGGCAGCTGCAGCCCTTTGAAAAACAATTTATCGAATCGTTTCCTTATTATCTCGGTTTAACCGAAAATGCGATTCAATATTTGGCAGATACCGAATTGGATGATCAGCCGCAGGCCGCTGACTCGGGAACGATTTGCCAGCAGCGGCTCACCTGCGAGGCTTTAAGGCGCGAGCCGCTTATTAAAATCCCGATGGAATGGGTGTTTGATCATGCGGCCAGGGATCTTGCGGAATATGCCAGAAGCTTGTTTCACGAAAGGAAAAACTTCAATGAAATCATGTTGTTTCTTCAGCAATACGAACAAGCCGCGCCGCTATCCTCATTTTCTAAGCGGCTGATGTACAGCAGGCTGCTGTTTCCGCTCCACTATTTTGAGACGCTTGAAGGGTACTATATTTCTCCTGAATCAGAGCACCATTATTTTGAAAGCAGACTCGACTATTTATTGTCTCAGGCGCCGGCATATGAGCAATTCCTGAACGGCTTTCAAGAAATGGCGGGCATGAGATCCGCAGGATTGATAAGCATGCCGCCTGTCAATTGGCTGAAAAGGACACCATAG
- a CDS encoding YutD family protein, with amino-acid sequence MIVVQNAAFEVVKDVKNGFNEEAFKARYSDILNKYDYIVGDWGYSQLRLKGFFDDQNQKATFDTKISTLDEYIYEYCNFGCAYFVLKRLRK; translated from the coding sequence ATGATTGTCGTTCAGAACGCTGCATTTGAAGTCGTCAAAGATGTGAAAAACGGTTTTAACGAAGAAGCGTTTAAAGCCAGATACTCCGACATTTTAAATAAATACGACTACATCGTCGGGGATTGGGGATACAGCCAGCTGAGGCTGAAAGGCTTTTTTGACGATCAAAATCAAAAGGCCACATTTGATACGAAGATCAGCACGCTTGATGAATATATTTACGAGTACTGCAATTTCGGATGTGCCTACTTTGTTTTAAAACGTCTGCGAAAATAA
- a CDS encoding DUF86 domain-containing protein, translating into MYFVDRHKIENTLNFLEEELRLYQMQEEWTSDVEKKALERIGHTLIECILDIGNDMIDGFIMRDPGSYDDIMDILTDEKVVSQAEGDSLKHLIAYRKTLVQDYLNVNHEELEELLSRHAETLEKFPARIRDYLNHELGPVSAFKPH; encoded by the coding sequence ATGTATTTTGTCGATCGACACAAAATCGAAAACACGCTCAACTTCCTGGAAGAGGAGCTGCGGCTTTATCAAATGCAGGAAGAATGGACTTCCGACGTCGAAAAAAAAGCGCTTGAACGAATCGGCCACACGCTGATCGAATGTATATTGGATATAGGGAACGATATGATTGACGGCTTTATTATGAGAGATCCGGGAAGCTATGACGACATTATGGATATACTGACCGATGAAAAGGTTGTCAGCCAAGCGGAAGGCGACAGTTTGAAACATTTGATCGCCTATCGGAAGACATTGGTCCAAGACTACCTGAACGTCAACCATGAAGAATTGGAAGAGCTGCTCAGCAGGCATGCGGAAACGCTCGAGAAATTTCCGGCGCGGATCCGCGATTATTTAAACCATGAACTCGGTCCGGTATCCGCATTCAAACCGCACTAA
- a CDS encoding S9 family peptidase, whose translation MKQLITEKDLIKLVSITDPQYSPDGAKIAYVQTKVNEKQDSYDSHIMIYDREKQASVQWTFGKGRNQHPRWSPDGKYLAFTSNREETAQIYVISAAGGEARKVTDIPYDVSQPEWSPDGKSLLCSVKLTKEESVDDEKKTEIEDHEPLEVDSLSYKADGQGFKRGKYTQLVLVQVETGEMKQLTDLERDHFSHAFSPCGDQIAFCANQTDMRVNDVYLMNLSTGDLKRLTGQNGIFSSLSFSPDGKHLAFIGNEKEYQNATLDKAWLYDIETGKLTCLTEMLDVHLSDAVAGDSLVGGVLPKPAWTKDGNGFYVIGSDQGSTGIYYISIEGLAYPVRLEKEHVNGFSLHPDESGFAASIALPVRPSELYHLQLGEEKAERLTDANQAFTEEHIISEPEELQFQAADGLTIHGWLIKPAQYEKGNTYPLILEVHGGPHAMYANAYFHEFQVLAAKGSAVVYVNPRGSHGYGQDFVNRVRGDYGGGDFKDVMAAVDHVLEHYDFVDQERLGITGGSYGGFMTNWAVGHTKRFKAAVTQRSISNWISFYGVSDIGYFFTDWQLGADLFEDPGKLWEHSPLKYADKVETPLLILHGERDDRCPIEQAEQLFTALKKMGKEVKLVRFPNASHDLSRSGHPKQRIRRLEYIAGWFEAYL comes from the coding sequence ATGAAGCAGCTGATAACCGAAAAAGACCTCATCAAGCTTGTATCCATTACCGATCCCCAGTATTCGCCCGATGGTGCAAAAATCGCCTACGTCCAAACAAAAGTAAACGAAAAACAGGACTCATATGATTCGCATATCATGATCTACGACCGCGAAAAACAAGCTTCGGTGCAATGGACGTTTGGGAAAGGCAGAAACCAGCATCCCCGCTGGTCGCCGGACGGCAAATACCTTGCATTTACGTCCAATCGCGAGGAAACCGCACAAATTTACGTGATAAGCGCCGCCGGGGGAGAAGCGAGAAAAGTGACCGATATTCCCTATGATGTATCACAGCCTGAATGGTCGCCGGACGGCAAGTCATTGCTTTGTTCAGTGAAGCTGACAAAAGAGGAAAGCGTCGACGATGAGAAGAAAACCGAGATTGAAGACCACGAACCGCTGGAAGTCGATTCTTTGTCATATAAAGCAGACGGCCAAGGGTTTAAAAGGGGAAAGTATACGCAGCTTGTCCTCGTTCAAGTGGAAACCGGGGAAATGAAACAGCTGACCGATCTTGAACGCGACCATTTCAGCCATGCATTTTCACCGTGCGGAGATCAGATTGCATTTTGCGCCAATCAAACGGATATGCGTGTGAACGATGTCTACTTGATGAACCTTTCGACAGGTGATTTGAAGCGCCTCACAGGTCAAAACGGCATTTTTTCTTCACTATCGTTTTCTCCTGACGGCAAACACCTTGCATTTATCGGAAACGAGAAAGAATATCAAAACGCCACGCTCGATAAAGCATGGCTGTATGATATTGAAACAGGAAAACTAACGTGTCTGACGGAAATGCTTGACGTCCATCTCAGCGATGCGGTGGCAGGAGACAGCCTTGTCGGAGGCGTTCTTCCGAAACCGGCCTGGACCAAAGACGGAAACGGCTTTTATGTCATCGGATCTGACCAGGGTTCTACAGGCATTTACTACATATCAATCGAAGGTCTTGCTTATCCGGTCCGGTTGGAAAAAGAGCATGTGAACGGATTCAGCCTGCATCCGGACGAAAGTGGCTTTGCGGCATCCATAGCCCTGCCCGTCCGGCCGAGCGAACTTTACCATCTCCAATTGGGTGAAGAAAAAGCGGAGCGACTAACAGATGCCAACCAAGCGTTTACGGAAGAACATATCATATCGGAACCGGAGGAGCTTCAATTTCAGGCAGCGGACGGTCTGACAATTCACGGATGGCTGATAAAGCCCGCCCAATATGAAAAAGGAAACACGTATCCGCTCATTCTGGAAGTGCACGGCGGACCTCACGCCATGTATGCGAATGCTTATTTTCATGAATTTCAAGTGCTGGCCGCAAAGGGAAGCGCCGTCGTATATGTTAACCCGCGGGGAAGCCACGGCTACGGACAGGATTTTGTCAACCGGGTGAGGGGCGACTACGGCGGTGGAGATTTTAAGGATGTAATGGCGGCTGTTGACCACGTGCTTGAACATTATGATTTCGTCGATCAAGAAAGGCTCGGCATCACCGGAGGAAGCTACGGGGGCTTTATGACAAACTGGGCTGTCGGCCACACGAAGCGCTTCAAGGCCGCAGTGACACAGAGGTCCATTTCCAACTGGATCAGTTTTTACGGGGTAAGCGACATCGGCTATTTTTTCACAGACTGGCAGCTCGGTGCAGACCTTTTTGAAGATCCAGGCAAACTGTGGGAGCATTCGCCGCTCAAATACGCGGACAAGGTGGAGACCCCTCTTCTCATTCTGCATGGCGAACGGGACGACAGGTGCCCGATTGAACAGGCGGAACAGCTGTTCACGGCGCTGAAAAAAATGGGGAAAGAAGTAAAACTCGTCAGATTTCCGAACGCGTCACACGATTTATCAAGAAGCGGGCATCCGAAGCAGCGGATCAGGCGGCTTGAGTATATTGCAGGCTGGTTTGAAGCTTATCTATAA